A DNA window from Leptolyngbya sp. KIOST-1 contains the following coding sequences:
- the moaC gene encoding cyclic pyranopterin monophosphate synthase MoaC, whose protein sequence is MTNNPSSFPAGVALTHLDGQGEAHMVDVAAKASTVREAVAEALVAMQPQTLTSLEAGNAPKGDVLGTARIAGIMAAKQTAHLIPLCHPLPIQKVEVQIVPDAALPGYRIQARVKTKAETGVEMEALTAASVAALTLYDMAKGLEKSIEIRSVRLLSKTGGKSGDYRAEV, encoded by the coding sequence ATGACAAATAATCCTTCCAGTTTTCCTGCTGGGGTGGCCCTGACCCACCTCGATGGCCAGGGCGAGGCCCACATGGTGGATGTTGCCGCCAAGGCCTCAACCGTGCGAGAAGCGGTCGCCGAGGCCCTGGTGGCCATGCAGCCCCAGACCCTGACCAGCCTGGAGGCGGGCAACGCCCCCAAGGGCGACGTGCTGGGCACCGCCCGGATTGCGGGCATCATGGCCGCCAAGCAAACCGCACACCTGATTCCCCTCTGCCACCCGCTGCCGATTCAAAAGGTGGAGGTGCAGATTGTCCCCGATGCGGCCCTGCCCGGCTACCGCATTCAGGCCAGGGTTAAAACCAAGGCCGAGACCGGGGTTGAGATGGAGGCCCTGACCGCTGCCAGTGTGGCCGCCCTCACCCTCTACGACATGGCCAAGGGGCTGGAAAAATCGATTGAAATTCGCAGCGTGCGGCTGCTGAGCAAAACCGGCGGCAAATCGGGCGACTATCGAGCCGAGGTTTGA
- a CDS encoding S-adenosyl-l-methionine hydroxide adenosyltransferase family protein, producing MVIALITDFGLQDSYVGVMKGVIAAIAPTAQCLDLTHAIPPQDLHAARFTLLSAYPYLPADTIYLVVVDPGVGTERRGVAVQTARGMLVGPDNGLFGGGWDGSPVLKAVALTNSAYWRSPQPSATFHGRDIFAPVAAHLASGVPIDRLGPAIDPQSLVRLSPEAPAASVSDREGTVQYIDRFGNAVTTIPAESLPAGPWQIRVGTITLAGVGTYGDVSAGEGLALVGSHGFVELAVNQGSAEARFGLAVGDRVSVNA from the coding sequence ATGGTTATTGCTCTGATTACCGACTTTGGCCTCCAGGATAGCTATGTGGGGGTGATGAAGGGCGTGATTGCGGCGATCGCCCCGACTGCCCAATGCCTCGATCTCACCCACGCCATTCCACCCCAGGACCTCCACGCCGCTCGCTTTACCCTGCTGAGTGCCTACCCCTACCTGCCCGCGGACACCATTTACCTGGTCGTTGTCGATCCGGGGGTGGGAACGGAGCGACGGGGGGTGGCGGTCCAGACGGCGCGGGGGATGTTGGTGGGTCCGGACAACGGCCTGTTCGGCGGCGGGTGGGACGGCAGCCCAGTGCTCAAGGCCGTAGCGCTTACCAACTCTGCCTACTGGCGATCGCCCCAGCCCAGCGCCACCTTCCACGGGCGCGACATTTTTGCGCCGGTGGCGGCCCACCTGGCCAGCGGCGTACCCATCGACCGCCTGGGGCCAGCGATCGACCCCCAATCCCTGGTGAGGTTGTCGCCGGAGGCTCCAGCGGCCAGTGTCAGCGACCGGGAGGGCACAGTGCAGTACATCGACCGCTTCGGCAACGCCGTCACCACAATCCCGGCGGAGTCCTTGCCTGCCGGTCCCTGGCAGATCAGGGTGGGCACCATCACCCTGGCCGGAGTCGGCACCTACGGCGATGTTTCCGCAGGTGAGGGGCTGGCCCTGGTGGGCAGCCACGGGTTTGTCGAGCTGGCGGTGAACCAGGGCAGCGCCGAGGCGAGGTTTGGGCTGGCGGTGGGCGATCGCGTCTCTGTTAACGCCTGA
- a CDS encoding DUF1997 domain-containing protein, with the protein MQNFYASQDLRLRVPNETVPIEHYLRQPQRLVQAITDPRRIEVLGDGVYRLSLRPLQFLGVSIEPTADLRVRSQADGTLQLESVGCQVKGPDYLSFVNDSFGMALQGTLIPHRRDHYTELQGRADLHIHIELPPPLRFMPDPVLDRAGRTFLSGILSTIKHRIERQLVEDYRAWVTATLTHGEGTDQGSLRGRAVEG; encoded by the coding sequence ATGCAGAACTTCTACGCCAGCCAAGATTTGCGCCTGCGGGTGCCCAACGAGACCGTGCCCATCGAGCACTACCTGCGGCAGCCCCAGCGCCTGGTGCAGGCCATTACCGACCCGCGCCGGATCGAAGTGCTGGGCGACGGGGTGTATCGACTCAGCCTGCGGCCGCTGCAATTTCTGGGCGTCAGCATTGAACCCACGGCGGATCTGCGGGTGCGATCGCAGGCCGATGGCACCCTTCAGCTGGAGTCAGTAGGCTGCCAGGTCAAAGGCCCCGACTACCTCAGCTTCGTCAACGATTCCTTTGGGATGGCGCTGCAGGGCACTCTCATCCCCCACCGCCGCGACCACTACACCGAACTCCAGGGCCGCGCCGACCTGCACATTCACATCGAGCTGCCGCCCCCGCTTCGCTTCATGCCCGACCCCGTGCTCGATCGCGCCGGGCGGACGTTTCTCAGCGGCATTCTCAGCACCATCAAGCACCGCATCGAGCGCCAGCTGGTGGAGGACTACCGGGCCTGGGTGACGGCAACCCTCACCCATGGCGAAGGGACCGATCAGGGGTCGCTGCGCGGTCGGGCTGTGGAGGGGTAA